ATTGATGAAAACGGGTTGAGCATCCACGCTCCCCCCGTCATGTCAAAGCGCCCGAGGGTTAACACGTGTTAACCCTCCCTAGTTCATCTCCCAGAAGCTCACACAGGCCCCAGCCTTGACCGTGATGGCACTGCCGGAAACTTCGCTGGCGAACCGGGCGATCACATCCCCATCCGCGCTAGGCTTCACCGTGCCTTTGATGATGGCCACATTACCGGCCGCTAAGCTGGTGGCACCTGCTCCCGCAGGCGTGTCATACCGGGCGCACACCGCCGCCAACACAGGCCGCCCTTCCTCCCGATGGTTCTTCGCCTTCACAAGCCATTCTTTGGCCGCCATGCAGTACCCGCCAAACTGCGCCCAAGCATGAGCCACACTGCCCGGCGGAATCTTACCCGGCCCCTTGCTCGGCTTATTCTTCGCCGCCACCACCGGGCCGCGCCCGCTCGGCTTCCGACGTTTGTTTGCCGCTCCCGCGACCGCTGCATTCATGTAGCTCATAATTCGGATGTGTGTTTTGTTGGTTAGGCACGTTTCCCATCACGCTCTCAGCGACAGTTCCGGATCTTCGCGCCGGATCTCACAGGCCGCGTTTCGGCTCCGCCGCCGCAGGTGCAGCACGTAGCCCCCAGGAAAGGTTCGCCCTTCAAAGCGACAGCACAGACGGCCAAACGCACTCCGCTCGCTGGGCAGGGACTGCCCGCTGGCCAGCATCCGGGGAAACAGGTTCAGGCTCTTCGCCAACTCGCGTAGCGTTTCCGCAGGCATCGGCTTTAGCCCATAGGCCCGGAATCCCTCTTCCAGCAGACGCTGAAACTCCGCTTCATCCAGATCCAGCACACTGGCCACCGGCTTGCAGCTCTGCAAAACATCCAGCAGCAGCAGCCGAGGAAACGCGAACAGCCGCCCCAGGCCGGGCCGTTCCACCGTCGAAGTCACCACCCCCATCGCCTTGCAGTAGCGGCGCGCCAGTTGCCCCAGCTCAATCTTTTTCTCCAGGCTCCAGCCCGCACAGTGATCCCGCACAAACGAAAGCAAAGTCACCGATTCCCCCTCGCCTCCACCATCCACCACAAAGCTCCCCGTCTGGCGAATGGCCGGCAAAACTTCCGATGTCACCCACTTGCGAAACACCTTCGCCTCAGGCTTGCGACTCTTGAAGATCAGCGCATACAGGCCGGATTCAGAGATGATGTTGAAAACCTTAGCCCCAGGACTGCCAGGCCGACCCTCGGGATTATCTAGGGTCGCTTTCTCATCTTCATCCAAAGCCTTAACCGCATCACTCGGATTCTGGATTTCCAAAGCTCGACAGACATCGACAGCCACAAACCAAGGCTCTTGCCCACGCATCATCACGCGGATCGGAGCACTGTTGAAGTCGAAGATTTCAAGGCTCATAAAATCGAAGGCTTATTGATTTTGATTGCCTATTAAGCAGCCATCTCAGGCTTAGTGAGCTGCATCAGGACAACCTTCCCGGTCTGCCTTCTTTCTGAGATGACGCGGATCATGCCCTGACGGAGCAAATCAGCGACAGACACCCCCGTTTCCTGCGAAAGAGCCTCTGCGGGCTCATTCAATTCAGGCGGAAGCGTCACAGTGGTTCTAGCGGCTTGTTTCTTCATGGCGTTATCAATGTTAACAATGATAACGCTGACGGCAAACACTTTTTGATGACAAAGTTAACTTTGTGATGAATCCATCAGAGCCATGAGTAAAAAAGACGCCCGCACATTAGGGCTGCGACTAGATGCCAATGACACATCTCGCGTAGCAAAATTTGAAAATGAAACCTCAATAGAGGGCGTCTCCCTCGCCCGAGCCGCTTTAAAGGCCGCCCTTGATTGCTACGAGGAAAACGGAGAGATAAGCGTCCCTCTGCGCTTCAGTATTGCACCGTCAAAGCAGCAAGCCCCAACCGTGAAACCGGGGCAGAATGCCAAACCTGTCGATTTCTCCAACATTACACCACTTCCGAAGCAGCATCTCGCCGCCGAAGACGAAGGGTCGGTGGAAGCCGATCAGTCGCAGCCGAAGAAGGTCAGCTATACCTCTGGCAAACGCAAGAAGGCCTAACGACGCCTAACCAATCATCCAACATCATCCCCTTCAAAAGCCCGTGGTAAAACCCACGGGCTTTTTATTGTGATGCCGCCAAAAGTCTCAGCGAAACAAACTGCAAGCCACCAATGATCAATGGTGCAAAGATCCAGACTCTCACGAGGTTCCAAATCCCGCTCGACGCCTGCCCTTTCGACATTTGCATCAAGCATAGCGCGGTGGCCACCATTGCCCACACACTCCACACGACATAGGCGAATAGGCCGATCAAAGGGACCAACCCTGTAAGGCAGATCACAGTGGTCACTACGTTAATGGCCAAGCCATAACCCTTTGCCAGCTCTGTATCCCGCTGGCGCATTGCCTCCTCAAAGGAAGCCTCGCGCCGCGCTGCAGCAGGTTTAGGCGTCATCTGCCGATGCAGCGCCTCCTCATGATCCAGCTCATCCACGAGCGGCAGCCAATCCGTCTCCCCTTGCCGACAGATCTGAGCCGTGGCCATCGCCTGGCCAGCCTCATACATCCGCTTGAGTTGTCCCATCGCATACGGCCCCTCGGCTGGGGATGCGCCATCTCTGGAAAGCCAATACACATTCATCTAAGAAACATCTCCTGCCAAACGTGCAGGATGCAAGTATGAAATTCGCCCTACCCGCAGGCCCGCTAAAGGTAGGGCGCATTGTCCCAATGCGCAGCCTTCCCCGGCCCGGTAGGGCGCATTGTCCCAATGCGCAGCCTTCCCCGGCCCGGTAGGGCGCATTGTCCCAATGCGCAGCCCGCCTTACAACCCAATCTGAAACCAGGCCTCGCCCTCCTCTTTGCGCAGCGGCCGCCGGTATGATTTACGGATCTCGCTTTCGCTATTCCCGCACCATTCTGCCACCTGGCTTCGGCTGTGCCCTTGAGCTAGCCGATACGAGATGTAGCTGTGCCTCAGGACATCCGCAGGCCACACCTCGATGATGCCCCGCCTCCTCGCCAGCTTGGAGAGGTACTCCCCGGCCATCGTGCCACAGATCACCTCATGCATGCGGCCGCGAGAAAAGGTTTTTGGCCGGGGATCGATGATCTTACCCCCGAGGATGGTCCTTACATTGTCCGGGATGGGCACAAACCGCTGCCTCATCACCTTATTGGCCACCTTGGCCGCCAGCTCCACATACCCACGGTCAAAGTCCCACATGCTCGGAGACATGCGCAGGATCTCTTTGGGGCGAGGGCCTAACCAACAGGCTGTCACGAAATAGTTCAGCAGTTTCGGCTCATCTTCCCGAACCGCCTGCAGCAGCGCCGTCGCTTGAGCCACCGTCAGGATCTCGGGGATGCCTTGCGCCACACGCTCACGCTCCAAAGTCTCGCCCGGATGCTTCTCGCCCTTAGGCCAGTAGTTCCAGGCCCGGCACTTATTCAGCAGCGTTCGCCAGCAGTCTAACCGATTGTTGTGTGTTCTCGGAGCCACCGCCTTCCCGTCTGTCATGCGACGGTTCACCCACGTTCCAAGGAATGCCTCCGAGACATCGCAAACGATCATCTGCCCATAGGTCTTATTGAAAAGGCCAATCTCCTTTTCCAGCGTCTCCACTGTCTCTTGATCCCGTTTCCCGTAGCTGTCGATCAGACGATCAAACGCAAACTTAACCGTGACCCTCTCCACGGTCGCCAGGCCCGAACTCTCATAATGGGCCACCGCCCGCTCAAAGAACTGCCATCCGCCAAACTTCCGCTCCGCCGCTTCCCATTGATCTAGCAGCGCGAAAGGCGACCTATCACCGCTCACTTTTTTAAGCCTCTCAAGCAGCACATGATCCGCCGTCGTCATGATGCGGCCGCCCTGGCCAGCGCTCAGCTCACGCACCTTCTTTTCTGCGAATTCCACAGCCTTCTCGCGCTTCGCCTTCGTTGTGGACCTCGTTTTGCCGGCCTCGCTCCAGCTCACCTTCCAGTACCCGTTCCCCCGCTCATAGATATGAGCCACCGCCGCCCCGAATTTGACCTCGATGACGCCCGGCCTGCTCTCAGTGATGCCTTTTTTCTTCTTCAATTTCTACACCACTTTACACCAAACTAAAGGCGCGAAAAGGCGTAAAAAGGCATCTTTTGGCAGAAATCCCCCAAACCCAAAAAAAAGCCCCGATGCCTGATTCTACAAGGCTCGAGGCGCGTTTGGGAATGGCGGAAGGGGTGGGATTCGAACCCACGGTGAACTTGCGCCCACGTCTGATTTCGAGTCAGGTACTTTAGACCACTCAGCCACCCTTCCGTGCTGCATGCAGCGACGTCATGTTAGGCAGAAGCGGAGGTTTGGCAAGATGTGCGTGGGAGATTTTCACTTTGGAAAAAAGTGCGTGCGTTTCTCCCGCCCTGTGCCTATGCTGGTTCTGTGACCTTTTCGGCCCAGACTCTGCTTTTGCTCTCCCTGCGACTTACGCTAGGGTAGGCGGCCCGTGTTTCCTCGCCATGCTTTGCCGTCACGTCACGGCATCCCCGCCCCCGGTCATTTCAGGAAATTTCTTTCCTGCAAAGCCTGCCAATCTTGTTAAAGCTGTCTAAATCTGTCCTGTCATGTTGAAGAATCCGTCCTCTAAATACCAGCCGTTTCGGCTGGTCTCTCTGCCGAATCGTCAGTGGCCCACGCGCCATCTCACCCAGGCGCCGCTGTGGTGCAGTGTGGACCTGCGCGATGGCAACCAGGCGCTGGCGGTGCCGATGAATGTTTCCCAAAAGCTGGAGATGTTCGATGCGCTGGTGAAGTGCGGGTTTAAGGAAATCGAGGTGGGTTTCCCCTCGGCCTCGAACACGGAGTTCAATTTTAACCGACGTCTGATCGAGGAAAATCGCATCCCAGAAGATGTCACCATCCAGTGCCTGGTGCAGGCGCGGGAGGACTTGATCGAAAAAACGGTGGAGTCCCTGCTGGGGGCGAAAAAGGTGGTGATCCACATGTACAACTCCACCTCGCCGGCGCAGCGGAAGTATGTGTTTGGCAAGACGAAGGAGGAGATCATCGCCATCGCCATCAAGGGCGCGCAGATGATCAAGGACCGTCTGCATCGCCTGGAGTCCACGGGCACGGAGGTGACGCTGCAGTATTCGCCGGAAAGCTTCAGCGCCACGGAGGTGGAATTCGCCAAAGAGATCAGCGAAGCCGTGATGGATGTATGGCAGCCGACGCCGCAGAAGAAGA
This genomic interval from Prosthecobacter algae contains the following:
- a CDS encoding DUF4339 domain-containing protein encodes the protein MNVYWLSRDGASPAEGPYAMGQLKRMYEAGQAMATAQICRQGETDWLPLVDELDHEEALHRQMTPKPAAARREASFEEAMRQRDTELAKGYGLAINVVTTVICLTGLVPLIGLFAYVVWSVWAMVATALCLMQMSKGQASSGIWNLVRVWIFAPLIIGGLQFVSLRLLAASQ
- a CDS encoding BRO-N domain-containing protein, with translation MSLEIFDFNSAPIRVMMRGQEPWFVAVDVCRALEIQNPSDAVKALDEDEKATLDNPEGRPGSPGAKVFNIISESGLYALIFKSRKPEAKVFRKWVTSEVLPAIRQTGSFVVDGGGEGESVTLLSFVRDHCAGWSLEKKIELGQLARRYCKAMGVVTSTVERPGLGRLFAFPRLLLLDVLQSCKPVASVLDLDEAEFQRLLEEGFRAYGLKPMPAETLRELAKSLNLFPRMLASGQSLPSERSAFGRLCCRFEGRTFPGGYVLHLRRRSRNAACEIRREDPELSLRA
- a CDS encoding ribbon-helix-helix domain-containing protein gives rise to the protein MFAVSVIIVNIDNAMKKQAARTTVTLPPELNEPAEALSQETGVSVADLLRQGMIRVISERRQTGKVVLMQLTKPEMAA